The region GGGAAACATCTACAAACCGTTTACAATGTGCTCTTTCCACCTGATAATTCTCTGGCGGAAGAGTACTTCAATGAAGCCATAGTTTTACCAACGATCGATGGAACCGAAGACCATTTATGGTTAGAGCACAACCCACCCCTTTCCCTTTCCAAAAACAAAGAAGCTAAGTGGAACGGTCACTACATCATCCTAATCCACGGGATGGAAGGTAGTTCAGAATCTCATTATATGGTAAGTGTAGGAAAAGAAGCTCTCCTGCGAGGCTATGGTGTGATTCGAATGAATCTACGCAACTGTGGAAAAGGATTAGGTCTTGCGAGAAAACCTTATAATGCAGGTCAGTCGGAAGACTTGGATGCAGTCCTAAGTTATGTAGAGAGGTATTATACAAAAAAATATGTTGTGAGCGGTTTTTCCCTCTCAGCAAATTTAGTCTTAAAGTATTTCGGAGAGAATCGAAAATTTAAGGCCCGCGCTTTTTCCGCAACTTCTCCACCTTTAGATTTACGCAGGAGTTGTGACTTCATCGATTCACGGGCTGGACTTTTCTACCGAACCCATTTTTTAACAACGATGAAAGAGAAAGTGGAGTCTGGGATCTATGATATCTCACGCTCAGCCATAGAGAAGGTTTTGAAATCCAAGACTTTTTTTGATTTTGATGAGTTTTTTACAGCACCAATGTCTGGATATAAAAATGTTTTAGAATATTATAATATATGCTCAAGTAGCCGATACCTTTCAAATATAAAAACACCTGGGCTTGTTATACACGCGGATGATGACCCAGTTGTACCTTCGGAAGTATGGAGAGAAATTGACTGGCAAAAGTTCCAAAACATAGAAACAATCTTAACTGAAAAAGGTGGACACGTCGGTTTTATTTCCGACTCTACTTCTGATTATCCTGACGGCAGATGGTTGCCCAAAATGATTATGGATTTTTTTGATCGTAAACTTTCCTAGTGCAGAATTCGATTCGGAGGGATCATGAGAGATTTATTGAAAGAATGTTTAGCTGGTGAAACAGAACTTGTAGAGTTAAGGTACCACCATAAAGAAAATAGATCCTTTTTTGCTGAAAAAAATCGTATAGAATCGAGTTCTCTTCGGAAACGAAGTGGTGTAGGCGTGCGTGTGCTCCATAATGGAACTTGGGGTTTTGCCTCCACAAGTGAGATATCAAAGGTCTCCATACAAAACGCAATTCTCAGAGCAAAAAAGGTAGCAGATCTTTCTTCTTCCTTGCGCCATGATAAGATCGGTCGCCTTCCCGAAGTTACATTTGCGAAGGGTGATTTTATCGGAGCGGGCATTGCCGACTTTCGGAACCGAACGGTCGAAGAAAAGTTAGAACTCGTTTTGAAAACGCAAGAAAAAGCCAGCAAATCTTCCCCCCTCCTACAATCCGTTGGTTGTGGTTATTCTGAAATTTATGAAGAAAAGGCAATCGTTAGCTCCGATGGTGCCGATGCCTTTTTCTCTATGGTTCGTCCAGAATTCCGAGTGAATGCTGTCGCCAATGAAGCAGGTAAATTAGAAACAGGATCAGAATCAATCGGGGTGACTGGTGGCTGGGATTGCCTATTCCGTAACCAATCTCCTGATGAACTCTCTGAAGAGGCCTGTAAAACAGCCCTTGATCTTCTCAAATCGGAATTGCCGAAAGGTGGTCTTTCCATGGTAATCCTCTCTCCGTCCATCGTTGGTTTACTTGTGCATGAGGCCATTGGTCATACCGTGGAAGCTGATTTCGTTTTAGCTGGAAGTGTAGCGAATGGCAAACTTGGCAAACGAGTGGGATCAGATCTTGTCAATCTCTGCGATTCTGGACAGTCTGAATACTACGAAGGAGCAGGTGGAACAATTCCTGTAGATGACGAAGGCGTTCTACCTGAACGGACAGTAATCATTGAGAATGGAATTTTAAAATCCTATTTACACAACCGTGAAACAGCCGCTAAATTTGGAGTAAAGCCTACTGGGTCTGCAAGAGCCTGGGAGTATTCTGATGTTCCTTTGATCCGCATGAGAAACACATATCTAATGCCTGGCCAATCCAGTTTGGAAGAGATGATCGCAAACACTCAGGATGGTTACTTCTTAGATGGTGCAAAAAATGGACAAGCCGATGCCACAGGTGAGTTTATGTTTGCCGTTCAAAAAGCCTATAGAATTCGGAATGGAAAAATTGCCGAGCTTCTGAAAGGTGTTACGGTTTCTGGCCTTGCTTTTGATGTATTGCAAAGTGTGGACATGGTATCGAAAGAATTTCGTTGGGATTTAGGTTCAGGACATTGCGGAAAAGGCCAACCTGCAAAAGTGGATGCGGGTGGACCTTATATCAGAACCAAAGTTTTGCTAGGTGGCAATTGATGGATAAAATCGCACTGGAAGCAAAGATCTCCGAACAAAGAGATCACCTTACTTCTCTCGTTTTACGTGCAAAACAAAATGGTATCGATGAGCTTGAAATTTTTTCCAGTTATGGCTTTTCTGAGGAAGTTACTTTAGAAAAAAATGATCTAAACAATTGTGCCTCGACAGAAGAAAATATGTTTGGTATCCGTGTGGTTCACAAAGGCTGCCAAGGGTTTCTCACCACAAACCATCTCCCCAGTTTATGGGAATCCATCCTAGAGGCGCAGAGCCTAGCAAAATCTCAAACTACTCCGGATCCTTCCTTGGTCCTACCGGAGGTGCGGCCTTTAGAAGTTCGTCCCGAAGGATACCGCTCTGCCATTGATGCCGTTTCCATAGAAGATTTGGTAGGGATTGCAAAGTCTATCCTCGAGAGGAGACGGGATGAATATCCCCTCGTCAATATTGATTCAGGCGATATTACAATTTCTAAAGGTTTCAAAATGATCATCTCCTCAAAAGGAGTGTATGGTGCGGAACTTGGCGCCGGGATTTCTGCTTCAGTCATGGGGATGGCTGTGCAGGGTGAGGATATAGGGAGTTTTGACTATGACAGTGCGAGTGCAGAAGACTTAGAAACATTTTTACCAAAATGGCAAAAAGCGTTCCAGAAATTTGGTGATAACTGTATGGGCGCACTGGGAGCGAGAACAATTCAGAGTTTTAAGGGAAAAATTTTATTACCACCGGACGCTGTGTACTCTTTTTTTCTCGGATCCTTCTTGGGTTCTTTAAACGGAACTAGTTTAAGAAAAGGAAAGAGCAAGATGGCCAATCGTTTGGGCACCCAGGTCGCGGATTCTCGGCTCTCTATCTGGGAAGACCCAACATTGGAGTCTCGTTCAGGCACAACTGCATTTGATCGAGAGGGCCAACCAACTAAGAAACAAGACATTCTGAAAGACGGTGTCCTTTCGAGTTATTTTTACAATACCTATGAGGCAAAAAAGGCAGGCCTCCCCGCGTCCAATGGTTTTGCAACGGGTGGCGCACAGAGTTTACCCGGCTGTGGACCTAGACAATTGCAAATCCAGGCAGGTACAGAGGCAAAGGATTCCTTTTTTTCTCTGAAGGAAAAGGTTCTATATATCAATCGTATTTCTGGAACCAGTGATGCCGCGTCAGGTGATTTCTCAGGAGTTGTGAAAGGAGGATTCCTCTTAGAATCAGGAGAAAAGATTCCGATCAAAGAGGTACAAATAGTAGGCAATGTTTTTGACTCTCTCCACCAAATCGAGGCTATTTCGAAGGAAGGCGAACTTCTAGGTGAGTCCTACTTTGTTCCATATTTTTTGATGGATGGCTATTCCATTACAGGAATGGAGAATGGCAAATAATTCCCCTACCCCTGAAATCTTAGAACGGCCATTAGGTGCCTCTTTTTTTCTAATTTTGTCTTACCAAGAAGAAAAGGTTTATTTTGAAGTGAAGAACCAATGGGAAAAAAAATACTCCAAAGTTAGTTATGAATCGATTCCCCTCCCCAAATGGGAGCTTGATCCTACCGAAAAACTTCAATCCATTTCTGCAAAGTTTACAAGGATTCTCTCCTTTCGAAGAAGGATCCACCGAGAAGAGTTAGTGGAAATCAAAAAAGATTGCATCGAAGCCCAAAATGTTTGGCGTAAAGAGGATCCTCTCTTACGTCTTGTGCCTGGCTATCTAACATCACATAATGTTGTGATTGCACAGTCAAAGGATGATTTTCATCGGATTTACCTATACCAAGGTGTTTTTTCTGAAATTGTGTATGTCTATCATTCCGGAAAATTTTCTGTCTTAGATACGGCACCTCTTTTTTTTAAGAACCAGGAGGCCATTTACTTTTTCCATAATCTTCGAGAGTCATATGAATACAATAAATTCAAAGATTAAAGGATTTAGCTTTCTTTTCTGTATTGCCTTTTATTTAAATTGCCAGCTAACAGAGAATGGTGAATTAAAGGTAATAAAAATAGAGTTTTGCGATAACTTCAACAACCAGTTGGAGTGCACAGAAAAAAAGAAGGCAAAGGACTGGCTCTCTATCCCAAGGACAAAATTGGGAAAAGAATCTGAAAATTGGGAAAATCTCGGAAATTATCTATATTTTCATGTACGTGAGACACCAGGAATCCTTCTCCATTTCTCTCGAAATCTTACCGCAGAGGAGAGCAAACAGTTTAAAGGCAATTTCAAAGCATACTTAGGAATAAATGGCTATGAAGAAAAGATGGAAGGCTTAGAAATCGGAACATCAAATATTGCCTCGTTTCACTATTTAGGTTCCCTACTCAAGGATTGGATGAGAAAAAAAGGAATCGCAAAAGAAAAGGTCAACTTCGACCTGATCAATCCACTCCTATTGCAATATCGCTATGAACTTCCTGATGGAACGGGGCAATCGCTCCAACGTGAGTTGTACCTAAATTGGTCAGATGGTGATTTTCCAAAATAGTTTGTTAGGTGAAAAGAAAAATTCTTCGAATCCCAATCCAGTCAATGCTTGCATAGAGATTGCTAAGGTGATTGCACCCGCTAATGGTATTAGTAAGTTATCGTCGATGAGTCCTTTTGCTGTTGTCGAGGAAAAGAACTCAGTTAGACAAGACACCAAAACCGCAAGAAAAGTTGCTAGAATGGGAATCCAATCAATCGAATCTGCTTTGTAAATGCTAAAGATGTGATTTGGGTCTCGGAAACTCAAAAGCAAAAGTACCAAAACGCTGACAGTAAATGCGCCCGTCACAAATCCAAAGACTCCTTCCCGGGACTTGCCATTGTAAAATCGATTCTTTCCATATTTGGAACCTACATAAGCTGCGATTGGATCACCAATTACCAAAAACAAAATGGAAAGCACTGCGATTTCTGCAGAGAAAAAAAGAACCACAAGAAAGTTTGCAAGAAAATAAGGAACTGTTCCGTTGAATCGATTTCTCTCCTCTTCTTTCATTAAAAAACCAAAGTAACGAAAAAAGAAAGATTCAAAGCTAGGAATGCTTAGGCGAAGCGATTCTAAAAAGACTAAACCAAATAAAAACAAACCTAGATACACCACCAAAAAGGCTCTTGTACCATTTTGGTACCCACCAAATGAGGAAAACAAATCAAGATACAAACTAATGGGAATGATGAGGCCTAAAACATGCCATACCTTTCGTAAAAAATTGAATCCATGTTTATTTTGCATTGTCTATCTAACTCCTCTAGATGCCATTTTGAAAGCACCTTCTTCATTTTGGGCGATGGGAAAAAGGTTTTTGATGCCTGCCATAGCAAAAGCCTGGCGAACGGACATTGGTAAATTGATGAGAATAATTTTATGTTTCTGAAGGAAAGCTTCTTCGCTCAAGGTTCTGAAGGCTTGGATTCCTTGGGTGGTAACCATATTGAGTTCTTCGAGATCTAGGATCACAGATCCATGTTTTAGCGAGGAGGTCACTGATTGGACACATTTTCTAGCCGTGAAATTGTTTAGATTTCCTTGCAATTTTGTTACATAGACAGTGTCGATTTTTTCTGTCGCTACGACTAGATCGTCTAAACTCATAAAATTTTAACCATTTCATTTTTCATTCTTGCACTCTTTGGCAAGTAAATAAATCCTTTGGATGGAGGCAGGTTTGAAGGTAAAAGTAGCACACCTTTTTAAGAAACTAGAAGAAATCGAACGAGATTCTTCTGAGCTTAAAAAACTGACAGATCGTTTGGCGGATGACCGAGAGTATTCACCCGTTCTCAAAGCGAGTTTCTCTCAAGAAATTGAGAAATTAGAAGAACAGCGTAAAGAGATTCTCAGCATCAAGGTAGAAAAAAATCCTACCCTCGTTGCGACAAATTCCCAAGTTACGGAATCTGCGGAAAGGACGAATACAGAGCCCTTGGATCGCAAAAAATCTGATAAGCCTGTTCGAAAATATTAACCATTCTGAATCTTCTTCGACTCTCTCAAGGAAATACAATGAAACAAATCAAACAATTTTACCTTTTGGTAATCCTTTCGTTTACTCTGTTCTCTCTGAACCAGTGTTCGGGGGACTCGGAAATTTTAGCCACCTTTGACGGCGGTACAGTTACCAGAGGGGAACTCAATTTCTTCATCCAATCCAACAAAAGAAGTGCGGATCCTGAGCCTGTAAATTCTGAAATCCAAAGTAAGATCGTTGAGAACATTGCATTAGAAAAAATGTTAATGTTGGATAGCATAAAGAACCAAAAAGTAAGCCAGGAAGACCTACAAAAATTAGAAAATTTGGTTTCTGATTTTTTAAAGTTCAATGTGTATTTGAAAGATTATGTAAAACGAAGCATAGAATCTAAACCACTTGAATTCGTAAGCCTTGAGATGGCATTGATCAGAAGCGAAGATGAAGCTGCAAATGTAAAAAAGGCCGATGAAATATTAGCAAAATTGAATTCTGCAAAATCAAGTGAGATTTCGGATATTCTTGCTGAGGCTACAGACGATGTAGGCAGAAAGCCAATCGGCGGCAAATTAGAACCGTTCTGTACAAATTGCAATTCTAACCCTTTAGAAGATATCATCGAAGCAACTAAAAAAGCTCCAAAGGGTGAGTTTATAAAGTATGATAAAGACCCTCGAATGATCTATGTGTTGAGGATTACTGATACAGAAAAGGTAAACGCAAAACGCGTGGCAAAGTATTATACTTCTGTGTTCAAAGACTTTGCAAAATTAGCTGAAGAGTATGCTAAGACTCATACTGATGAACAAACAAAAAATGCAGTTAGTTATCTAGTCGAAGGTGATCAAGAAGAAAAAGGTAAACAATTTGCCCAACAAATGATCAAACAATTCGAACAAGGTTTGTACCAAAAAGAATCGATGAGAATCAAGGAAGCTGCCGGCGTTGAATTTGGAAATCTACCTCCTGTTTTCTCTGTTGAGGAGATAGTACCCAAAGACTATAGCGCAGATCGAGTTTTATTAAAATACAAAGATGGAAGCATATATAAATGGTCCGATCTCGAAAAAGAGTTTGCTGAATTGCCAAAGGCCTTGCTAAACGATTACAAGGATGATAAAAGTAAAATTTTTGATATGGTGAAGTTATTCCAATCTACTTTGGTGCAAGGTAAAATCGCAAAGACATCACCGGAAGTTCAGAAAATTGGAAAAAAACAAGAATTTTTACTACAATTGGATCGAATGAAAGGTTCATTGGCATTTAAGAATCTTCAAGACGAGATGTCTGCTCTCAAAATTGAGATCTCACCAAAACAAATCCAAGATACCTATGAAGCTGGAAAGTTATATGCTTATTCAAAGGCTGATCCACGCGATCCCAACAAGAGGATTCCACTTCCTTTTTATGAGGTGAAGGATAAAATTAAATCTGAATTGGAAAACAATGAAAAAAATGCATATGTGCAAAAAAGGGTTGATACATTAAAATCTTCTTATAATCTAAAGATCGATACAAGTCGCCTAAAGGATGTTATGATATAGGTCTTTGTCTTTAAAGGTTTTTTTTGTTGAGTTTTCCCTCAGTTGACTTAGTTTGGTACTGAGGGGGAGCACATGAACAACCACATCTACATGTTAAGGAAAAAAAGAGGGGTAAAGCAGTATGATATGGCCAGAGCACTGGGTGTATCGCCAAGTTACCTCTCCAAAATTGAAACAGGGGCACAGGAGCCGACAGAAAAATTCAAAGTTGCCTGCGCAAAATACCTTAAGACATCTGTTGATCGACTTTTCAACGACTCGCTTGTGGAAAAGGTATATCCTGAATTTGCAAATGGATTGAAGAACAAACTCTGGGCAGTCAGACGTGAACTTGGTATCAAGCAGTATGATTTCGCGAAAAAACTTAAAGTGTCCACTCCCTTTCTATCAAAGGTAGAGCTTGGTCTCTTAGATCCTCCCGAACAGTTCAAAACCTTAGCTTCGAAGGCATTGAAGAAGAGCAAAAAAGATCTTTTTCGTTAGTTTTACCTTTCTAAAAAGCAGGGTACTTTCCCTGCTTTTTTATGTACCATAGCAAAAAAACTTTCCTTCCGCCTGTTTTGATTTGTACTAGGCAAGAATGAAACAGACAAATGACGGTTGGGCTACAAGGATAGGATTGATCTTTGCAGTCGCAAGTGGCGCTATCGGTCTAGGAAATTTTTTGAGGTTTCCTGGGCAGGCCGCACAGAATGGTGGTGGAGCCTTTATGGTCCCCTACATCATTAGTTTTGTGGTGCTCGGCATACCAGTCTGTATGGCAGAGTGGACCATGGGTAGGATGGGTGGCCATAATGGGCACAGCTTCCCGTTTATTGTCCGAACCTACTTAAAAGGTTATAGCTTAAGGCTGACAGGTGCTATCGGGGTGATGGTTCCGGTCATGATCTATGTTTATTACATCTTCATTGAATCCTGGTGTCTTGCCTACGCCTATTACTTCTTCACCGGTGGGATCAACATTTCTAGCTCATCTGCCGCTAATGGAAAAGAGATACAGGAGACATCTCAGTTTTTCCTTCAATTGACTGGTGCCGAAGCAAATGGACAGGCATTCGAAAGCCCCATAATCTTGTTCTTTCTTTTATGTTTTCTTTTTAACTTTTTGTTGGTTTATAGAGGATTGTCTAGGGGCTTAGAAGCATTTGCAAAACTAGCTATGCCTCTTATGGGTGTATGCTCGCTTGTCATCCTAATCAGAGTGTTATCGATTCCTGGCATTGAGGCAGGTCTTGCTTTTATGTGGAATCCTAATTGGTCAAGTTTAAGCCAACCCAAAGTATGGATCAATGCGGCAGGTCAGGTGTTTTTTTCACTTTCAACTGGATTTGGA is a window of Leptospira ryugenii DNA encoding:
- a CDS encoding helix-turn-helix domain-containing protein, which gives rise to MLRKKRGVKQYDMARALGVSPSYLSKIETGAQEPTEKFKVACAKYLKTSVDRLFNDSLVEKVYPEFANGLKNKLWAVRRELGIKQYDFAKKLKVSTPFLSKVELGLLDPPEQFKTLASKALKKSKKDLFR
- a CDS encoding DUF4416 family protein; amino-acid sequence: MANNSPTPEILERPLGASFFLILSYQEEKVYFEVKNQWEKKYSKVSYESIPLPKWELDPTEKLQSISAKFTRILSFRRRIHREELVEIKKDCIEAQNVWRKEDPLLRLVPGYLTSHNVVIAQSKDDFHRIYLYQGVFSEIVYVYHSGKFSVLDTAPLFFKNQEAIYFFHNLRESYEYNKFKD
- a CDS encoding STAS domain-containing protein, which translates into the protein MSLDDLVVATEKIDTVYVTKLQGNLNNFTARKCVQSVTSSLKHGSVILDLEELNMVTTQGIQAFRTLSEEAFLQKHKIILINLPMSVRQAFAMAGIKNLFPIAQNEEGAFKMASRGVR
- a CDS encoding diacylglycerol/polyprenol kinase family protein codes for the protein MQNKHGFNFLRKVWHVLGLIIPISLYLDLFSSFGGYQNGTRAFLVVYLGLFLFGLVFLESLRLSIPSFESFFFRYFGFLMKEEERNRFNGTVPYFLANFLVVLFFSAEIAVLSILFLVIGDPIAAYVGSKYGKNRFYNGKSREGVFGFVTGAFTVSVLVLLLLSFRDPNHIFSIYKADSIDWIPILATFLAVLVSCLTEFFSSTTAKGLIDDNLLIPLAGAITLAISMQALTGLGFEEFFFSPNKLFWKITI
- a CDS encoding TldD/PmbA family protein, with translation MDKIALEAKISEQRDHLTSLVLRAKQNGIDELEIFSSYGFSEEVTLEKNDLNNCASTEENMFGIRVVHKGCQGFLTTNHLPSLWESILEAQSLAKSQTTPDPSLVLPEVRPLEVRPEGYRSAIDAVSIEDLVGIAKSILERRRDEYPLVNIDSGDITISKGFKMIISSKGVYGAELGAGISASVMGMAVQGEDIGSFDYDSASAEDLETFLPKWQKAFQKFGDNCMGALGARTIQSFKGKILLPPDAVYSFFLGSFLGSLNGTSLRKGKSKMANRLGTQVADSRLSIWEDPTLESRSGTTAFDREGQPTKKQDILKDGVLSSYFYNTYEAKKAGLPASNGFATGGAQSLPGCGPRQLQIQAGTEAKDSFFSLKEKVLYINRISGTSDAASGDFSGVVKGGFLLESGEKIPIKEVQIVGNVFDSLHQIEAISKEGELLGESYFVPYFLMDGYSITGMENGK
- a CDS encoding LIC12015 family putative lipoprotein codes for the protein MKQIKQFYLLVILSFTLFSLNQCSGDSEILATFDGGTVTRGELNFFIQSNKRSADPEPVNSEIQSKIVENIALEKMLMLDSIKNQKVSQEDLQKLENLVSDFLKFNVYLKDYVKRSIESKPLEFVSLEMALIRSEDEAANVKKADEILAKLNSAKSSEISDILAEATDDVGRKPIGGKLEPFCTNCNSNPLEDIIEATKKAPKGEFIKYDKDPRMIYVLRITDTEKVNAKRVAKYYTSVFKDFAKLAEEYAKTHTDEQTKNAVSYLVEGDQEEKGKQFAQQMIKQFEQGLYQKESMRIKEAAGVEFGNLPPVFSVEEIVPKDYSADRVLLKYKDGSIYKWSDLEKEFAELPKALLNDYKDDKSKIFDMVKLFQSTLVQGKIAKTSPEVQKIGKKQEFLLQLDRMKGSLAFKNLQDEMSALKIEISPKQIQDTYEAGKLYAYSKADPRDPNKRIPLPFYEVKDKIKSELENNEKNAYVQKRVDTLKSSYNLKIDTSRLKDVMI
- a CDS encoding YheT family hydrolase produces the protein MVEKRFTPRRFLEGKHLQTVYNVLFPPDNSLAEEYFNEAIVLPTIDGTEDHLWLEHNPPLSLSKNKEAKWNGHYIILIHGMEGSSESHYMVSVGKEALLRGYGVIRMNLRNCGKGLGLARKPYNAGQSEDLDAVLSYVERYYTKKYVVSGFSLSANLVLKYFGENRKFKARAFSATSPPLDLRRSCDFIDSRAGLFYRTHFLTTMKEKVESGIYDISRSAIEKVLKSKTFFDFDEFFTAPMSGYKNVLEYYNICSSSRYLSNIKTPGLVIHADDDPVVPSEVWREIDWQKFQNIETILTEKGGHVGFISDSTSDYPDGRWLPKMIMDFFDRKLS
- a CDS encoding TldD/PmbA family protein, which produces MRDLLKECLAGETELVELRYHHKENRSFFAEKNRIESSSLRKRSGVGVRVLHNGTWGFASTSEISKVSIQNAILRAKKVADLSSSLRHDKIGRLPEVTFAKGDFIGAGIADFRNRTVEEKLELVLKTQEKASKSSPLLQSVGCGYSEIYEEKAIVSSDGADAFFSMVRPEFRVNAVANEAGKLETGSESIGVTGGWDCLFRNQSPDELSEEACKTALDLLKSELPKGGLSMVILSPSIVGLLVHEAIGHTVEADFVLAGSVANGKLGKRVGSDLVNLCDSGQSEYYEGAGGTIPVDDEGVLPERTVIIENGILKSYLHNRETAAKFGVKPTGSARAWEYSDVPLIRMRNTYLMPGQSSLEEMIANTQDGYFLDGAKNGQADATGEFMFAVQKAYRIRNGKIAELLKGVTVSGLAFDVLQSVDMVSKEFRWDLGSGHCGKGQPAKVDAGGPYIRTKVLLGGN